Sequence from the Rhizobium sp. TH2 genome:
ACATTGGCGGATAGAGCAAAACCCCTACGGCAATGTAGAAAGCACCCGAGTACTGACCGTGGCGGAACATCTTCACGCCTAGATAATAGACGTAGAGTTCAGAACGTACGTGCCGGCTCATGAACCTGGATGCTTTTCTCATCCAATCGAGTGTAGGCCCGGGCCGGAACGCCTTGCTGATCCGGCCTTCATATTCGGTGTCGTCGTAGATGACGTTCTCGTCCGCGCAATAGAGAAGGCGAACGTTATCGGCTCGCATTCGCAGCAGCAGATCGAAGTCCTGATGGCGCTTGAGGTGCTCATCGAAGGGATATTTCTTGAACAATGCCAGCGGCCCCAGCAGCCCGCTCGTCTGCATGTAATTGCGCTCGACGACAAAGTAATATGCCAGGTCGTCCCGATCAGGATCGAAGCCGCGCAGAGGGTTGGGAAAATCTCCCCAAAGCGTTCTGACCACGATCTTGTTGTAAACCAGCCAGTTCGTGTCGGACACCGGCCGATCAGCGACTATCTTCAGTTGCATTTCGAGCTTTTGCGGTAGCCACCAGTCATCGGAATCCAGTAGCGCGAGGAACCTGCCACGCGCTTCAGCCATGCCCCGGTTCCTCGCCTTGGCCGCGCCTCCGTTTTCCTCGAGCCGCACAAAACGAAATCGGCTGTCCTGTATCGATGCAAGTGCGCCTTGGACATCCTCCGTCGATCCATCATCGACAATGATGACCTCGACGCTGCTCTCGGTCTGGTGCAACACGGACTCAATGGCGCGTCGCAACTTGACAATGCGATTGAAGCAAGGGATTACGACCGACACGAGTGGGGCGAAGTCAGGATGTTCCGCTATCGTTGTGTTGGTCATATTCTAACCTTCTTTCGAAGAATATCTGGCTTCACCTAAGCAGGCGCCTAGCCCGCACGCGAGCAACGTCGCATTACCATTAAGTGTCGATCCTTGCGTGAAGTGGGGCAAGCAGAAAACGTATCCGTTCACCTGTTATGCTGGCGGCTAAAGGCGAGTTTTCAACTCGAAAAGACCGAGGCCATATCAAGAGAATAGACAGAAATTCGCTTCGCTTCGGCAAGCCCCCGCCGCTTTCGAATACATCTCTTCCTGCAAAGCAATAGCTACCCCCAAGGGAGGCACAAGTGTACCAATCGACAACATCGTTAAAACTGTAAGCAAATCCAGCACTGTTTCTTTCCATCGCTTTCGTACGCTGCAAAAAACCTGAAGAACGGGGAGCGTTACGGTGGCACTAATTACTTTGGATGGCGACGACGAGTGGATGCAGTCGGGACTATACAGAATAAAGAACAACGTCTGGAATAAGGGTGACCTGGTCAATGGGACCGATTTCATCCAGTCAATCAGCTTCAGCACCGACTCCTTCAATCAGAATATTGTCTGCACATGGGATTGGGGTCCGGACGGACCTGTCAAATCATATCCTTCCGTCATGGTCGGGTATTCGTCGAACCCCAATGCAACTGATGCCGTACGCGGCCAGATCTCAGACATCAAGTCCTTCGAAGTTTCCCATGATGTTGACTATTCCGGAAACACTGACTTGTTCAATGTCACCTACGATCTTTGGTTCCGGGACGAGTTTATTGGAAGCGATTCCACCGTCACCACTGAACTGATGGTATGGACGCACAAAGGCGATCTCGGAGACGGAGAAAAGGTCGGCACTTATAGCGATGGCTCCTATCGCGCCGACATCGTCACCTACATGAACGAAGCTCCATTCAACGGCGGCGAACTCCAGACATGGCGATACATCGCGCTCATTCCCACTGAAGACTACGACGATGTCACGCTGAATATGAAGGACATCATCGATCACCTGGTGCGGAAAGGCCTGGTGTCTTCGGATGACTATGTCAACGGGTATGAATTCGGTTCCGAGGTCGCGGGCGGTAAAGGGCAACTCGAGATCAACAGCATATCACACAACTTTGAGACTTACGCCGATGGCGAGGGTAGGCTTATAGAGGGCACACGCTTTGCTGATGACCTGTCAGGCCGCGACAGTGACGACGTGATTATCGGCCGGCGCGGCCGCGACACTCTTGACGGGTTGGGCGGCAACGACTTTATGACCGGCGGTCGGGCGAAAGACGTATTCGTCATTGACGGGATCGGCGACGGCGTGGATCACATCACCGACTTCAGACACGGCAGGGACGTGATCGACCTCGGCCGCATCTTCAGAGATGGCAATAGCCTTAGCAAGGCCGCGTTTGCGGGATCACAGTTTACCGATCTTGAGGATCGGTTGGCTTATGATCGGCAGACCGGAGAGCTCTACTATGACGCCGATGGAGCCGGCACTGCTTACGATGCCACGCTTGTGCTGGTCATCGACAATAAATCCGCAATCACCTGGAGTGATTTCGCCTGGTAGAAACGGACTTTTTGAGCCCATTTCTAACCTGAGGGCGCTCCTGACCCATCTGCGTGGTCAGGAAACCGCTCACATCGGCGCGTCCACCGCATCTCGCGTCGGATCCACGATCACCGAAATGACCCGGGCCGCGTCGTAATCCAACGGTCCTTTCTTGCAGCGCTCGGCGGAAACGCTTTGCAGGCACACGACGTTGATCGCCCGAATGGTCGACTTTGTCAGTATGCCGTCCGTCTTACCCTTGTAGATGCCTCTCTTCTTCAACTGTTTCTGCGTGAAATAGACGAACGCGTTGGGGTTCGAGCTCTTGATTGCCAGCAGCGTTTCCAATTGAATGCTCGAAGGTGCGGTGTAGAGCAAATCCGAAACCTCGGAATAGCCTGTCGTGTTTTCTGCCTTTGCCGAGGCAAGCAGAATTTTCTCCCGGATCAACTGCGTCGGAGTAAACTGATCGCGTCTGGCAGTAATGAGCTTTTCGGCAGCCGGGATGGATCGCTTCATCTTACCCCCAGGGGCATCTCGATAGAAGCTGATCAATTGGCGAGTGGCCTCGACATTCCCCTTGGCGGATTCACGCTCAAGCAACTTGATTGCCCGGGGAGGATCATTCTTCGTTCCATTAGGCCCCCAATATAGAATTGAGGCGTGAGCGACGATGGCTTCGGGACTGCCGCCGGCAGCCAACCTTCCGATCTCCTTGAAACCCCATTCTGGCTTCGACAGCCGGCCGAAGCGCTTGCCGATATGTCCCTGCGCCAAGGCTATCATAGCATAGGGGTTACCCTGCTTCGCCGCGTCCTTGAAATACTGGATTGCGAGTTCCGGATTTTTCTTGACGATCTGGCCATCCCGATAGATCTCGGCTAGCCGAAAATAGGCCCAGTTGTCGCCAGCTTTCGCAGCCGCAAGATAGGTCTCGATTGCGCCCTTTGCATTGGACTTGACGTAATCGCCCCGCGAAAGAAGATCACCCAGATATTTGAGCGCATAGGCCTCGGTCGCACCAGCCCGCTTAATAAGGTCAAGGGCCTTGGCAGTATCGGCCTTCACGCCCTGCCCCTTGGCATAAGCGTCCCCTAGGCGCAACTTGGCGGCCGAAACACCAGCTGCGTCGGCTTTCTCAAAGCTTTCGAATGCCTTCTTGAAATCGGCTGGAACCAGAAGGCCGTCGCGATAGATTTCGCCGATCCGGACCAGCGCATAGCTGTTGCCGGCCCCGGCCGCCTTCTCATAGAACGAAATCGCCTTGGCACCATCCAGAGCCACGGGGCCTCGCGAATAGAGGTCGGCGAGCCGCATCATGGCGTCACTGTCACCGGCTACGGCAAGCGGTTCAAGCAGCGCAAGCCCCTTGGATGGATCCGCGGCCACACCTTCGCCGCGGACATAGGCTTCACCCAACCGTATCTTGGCACCGGGCACGTCCGCGGCATCGGCCTTCTCGAAATAGCTGAAGGCTTCCTTCGCATTCTTGGGAACGAGAGCACCGTCACGATAGATTTCGCCGAGACGGATCAGCGCATAACTATTGCCCGCTGCGGCCGCCTTCTGGTAATACCCGAGTGACTTTGGGCCATCCAGTGCCAGCGGACCGCGCGAATAGAGATCGCCGAGCCGCATCAACGCATCCCTATCGCCGTTGTCGGCCAGGGTCTCGATCAAGGCAACGCCCTTGGCTCGATCAGTTTTCACGCCTCGGCCAAGAATATACGCCTCACCGATGCGCAGTTTGGCGACGGAAATATTAGCCTCATCTGCCTTTTCGAAATTCGCTAACGACTTCTCGTAGTCGGCTGGCACAAGCTGACCGTCACGATAGATTTCGCCGATTCGGATTAAGGCGTAGTCATTGCCGACCGACGCAGCCTTCTCATAATACGTGAGTGCCTTTGCGCCGTCCAAAGGGAGTGGGCCACGCGAATAGAAATCACCGAGGCGCGTCAATGCGTCCTTGTCGCCAGCGATTGCCAGCGGCTCGATCAATGCGAGACCCTTGGCCTGATCGACAGCGACCCCTTGACCGCGAATATAGGCTTCAGCGAGCCGAATCTTGGCAAACGGAACCTTCGCGGCATCCGCCTTCTCGAAATTCTCGAATGCCTTCTTGTAGTCTGCTGGAACGAGCGATCCGTCGCTATAAATCTCGCCGATGCGGATGAAAGCATAGCTATTCAGCGCCGCGGCCGCCTTCGAGTAGTAGGCGAGCGCCTTGGCGCCATCCAAAGTCAGCGGTCCGCGCGAGTAGAGATCGCCGAGCCGCATCAGCGCATCCTTGTCGCCGGATGCCGCGACCTGCTCGATCAGCGCGAGACCCTTGGCTTGATCGACATCGACGCCTTGGCCGCGAATATAGGCTTCACCGAGCCGAACCTTAGCAGCTGGCACCTTGGCGGCATCAGCCGTCTCGAAATAGCCGAAGGCTTTCTTGGCGTCCGCCGGAACGAGTGTTCCATCGCGATAAATCTCGCCGATTCGGACCAACGCATAACCGTTGCCGGCCATCGCTGCCTTACCGTAATATGCCAGAGCCTTGGGACCATCCAGCGCGAGCGGGCCGCGCGAATAGAGATCGCCGAGCCGCATCAGCGCTTCCTTGTCGCCGGATGCTGCACGAGGCTCGATCAGCGCAAGGCCCTTCGGCTGATCCACGGCCACGCCTTCACCGCGAATATGGGCTTCACCAAGCCGAATCTTCGCCGCCGGCACCTTTGCGGCGTCCGCCTTTTGGAAGTTCTCGATCGCCTTCTTGAAATCGACAGGGACGAGCAATCCGTCGCGATAGATCTCGCCGATACGTATGAAGGCGTAACCATTGCCAGCTGTGGCGGCCTTCTCGTAGAAGGACAGTGCCTTGGCAACATCCAGCGTCACGGCCCCACGCGAATAGAAATCGCCTAGCCGCATCAACGCCTCCGTGTTGCCCGAGGCCGCGTCACTTTCCAGTTTCTTCAGGTCCGGTGTCGGCTCGGCTGCCGCCGTCCGATCAAAGCCGATAAAGAAGATTGAGGACAGCCCTATGAGGCCGATCGAGAGAAGGTGGGACGTCGAACGCATGAGTAAACTCCCTCATTCAGTGTGTCCGCATGGCGCAAGTATGCGGCAGTGCATCAATTCTGTCCATAATCAAATATGGAAATCACGGAATTTTCATCGCTCGCATCTAACCTTTGGTCGCTGCGGCGCGTCTATATTTTAGCAGATCGAACAATATTTTGTTTCGCGTGAGTAAGCAGAGGACGACATAGGCAGCAAGACCGAAGCTCAGGACAATCATTGTCAGTTCCAAAGTCGGTAGTTTGCTCAGCAGATACTGCCGCAGCATTTCCGAGAGCAGGATAACGATGCCTGATTCAGCCAGCGACGGAAGTAACAACAACAGCGTCTTGCGGAGACTCAGTTCGATATATCCCATCGCAATCTTGAGATTTGCCACTGCCGAAATGGCTGCCCAAGCGGCGTAGGCGGTGGCGACACCGAGTATCCCGTAGTTCACGCCGATGGCCATCGCCACGACGAAAACGACAGCCAGGAATATGCTGAGTTGGAACTGTTCCTTGGTTTTTCCGAGCGCCGTAAAAATCCACCCGACAGGAAAGACGATCGATTGCATGAGCCCGACCAGGCTGAGAATTCTCAGCACCGGCGCCGCCCCAACCCAGGCCTCGCCAAACATCAGGACAATGATCTGTTCGGACAATACGAATACGGCCCCCATCAAAGGGAACAGGATGAAGGCGATGGCGCGCAGCGCGTAAGTGTACGTCTCGCGAAAGCTGTCGATATCATCTTGCAGCCTGGAAAGGACGGGAAACATCACCTGCCCCACGATCAGCCCGATCATATTGAGAGGCAGATACATGAGCGTATATGCACGGCCGTAAAGCCCGAGATCGACAGCCCCGAGCGCCTTGCCGATGACGAGGTTGTCGCCATTGCGAAGCCAGTAATTGAGGATCGTATGGCCGCTGAGATAGCCCCCGTAGCGGAACATGAAGCCCAGTGCGCTTTTCTCGAAGGCAAACGACGGCCGCCAGGGTGAGATCACCCATATCGCGACGGTAAACGTCGCCGCACTGATCACCGGCTGCCATGCGAGCGAATAGACGCCCCATCCGAAGTAGGCCATCGAGACGCATCCAATCCCGGAGGCGATTGTTGCGATCACTGAGGCAATTCCTATTTGATCAAATCGGTATTCCCTCTGGCCCAACGCTGCCTGCGTTTGGCCGAGCGCCAGAAACATGAAGGTCAACGAAATGATCTTCGTCAGCGGTTCCAATTCGGGCAACGCGTAGAAACGCGCAATCGCCGGCGCGAGCGACCAGAAGAGCAAGCTTATCGCTCCGCCCACCATGATCTGCAGCCAAAATCCGGTCGAAATGTCTGAATTAGTCAAATTTTGGCGGTGCACGAGCGAGGCGCTGATCCCCATATCCGCCAGTACCTGGGCAAACCCCGAAAAGATGAGAATCATGCCGACGAGTCCGAACTCCTCCGGCGAGAGCAATCTTGCTGTGATGACGGCAATGAATACCTGGAACAGCTGCGTCGTCATTCGTGATAGAAAGGACCACGAAATGCCGCGGACGATCACCTGTCCCTGCCCGTCTGAAGGGTTACTCATCGCCAGTCTTCCCTAGGAGCGTGAATTTCTCGGCCGAGATGTCCACGATCAGCAATCGACCATCGCGAAGCCGTATCTTTTCTATGTTTCCCAACTCGAAATTGCTCTTGCTCACGACAAACGGATCATAACCAAGGATCGCCGCCG
This genomic interval carries:
- a CDS encoding glycosyltransferase family 2 protein, whose translation is MTNTTIAEHPDFAPLVSVVIPCFNRIVKLRRAIESVLHQTESSVEVIIVDDGSTEDVQGALASIQDSRFRFVRLEENGGAAKARNRGMAEARGRFLALLDSDDWWLPQKLEMQLKIVADRPVSDTNWLVYNKIVVRTLWGDFPNPLRGFDPDRDDLAYYFVVERNYMQTSGLLGPLALFKKYPFDEHLKRHQDFDLLLRMRADNVRLLYCADENVIYDDTEYEGRISKAFRPGPTLDWMRKASRFMSRHVRSELYVYYLGVKMFRHGQYSGAFYIAVGVLLYPPMFIELCSKISSKLRS
- a CDS encoding tetratricopeptide repeat protein, which codes for MRSTSHLLSIGLIGLSSIFFIGFDRTAAAEPTPDLKKLESDAASGNTEALMRLGDFYSRGAVTLDVAKALSFYEKAATAGNGYAFIRIGEIYRDGLLVPVDFKKAIENFQKADAAKVPAAKIRLGEAHIRGEGVAVDQPKGLALIEPRAASGDKEALMRLGDLYSRGPLALDGPKALAYYGKAAMAGNGYALVRIGEIYRDGTLVPADAKKAFGYFETADAAKVPAAKVRLGEAYIRGQGVDVDQAKGLALIEQVAASGDKDALMRLGDLYSRGPLTLDGAKALAYYSKAAAALNSYAFIRIGEIYSDGSLVPADYKKAFENFEKADAAKVPFAKIRLAEAYIRGQGVAVDQAKGLALIEPLAIAGDKDALTRLGDFYSRGPLPLDGAKALTYYEKAASVGNDYALIRIGEIYRDGQLVPADYEKSLANFEKADEANISVAKLRIGEAYILGRGVKTDRAKGVALIETLADNGDRDALMRLGDLYSRGPLALDGPKSLGYYQKAAAAGNSYALIRLGEIYRDGALVPKNAKEAFSYFEKADAADVPGAKIRLGEAYVRGEGVAADPSKGLALLEPLAVAGDSDAMMRLADLYSRGPVALDGAKAISFYEKAAGAGNSYALVRIGEIYRDGLLVPADFKKAFESFEKADAAGVSAAKLRLGDAYAKGQGVKADTAKALDLIKRAGATEAYALKYLGDLLSRGDYVKSNAKGAIETYLAAAKAGDNWAYFRLAEIYRDGQIVKKNPELAIQYFKDAAKQGNPYAMIALAQGHIGKRFGRLSKPEWGFKEIGRLAAGGSPEAIVAHASILYWGPNGTKNDPPRAIKLLERESAKGNVEATRQLISFYRDAPGGKMKRSIPAAEKLITARRDQFTPTQLIREKILLASAKAENTTGYSEVSDLLYTAPSSIQLETLLAIKSSNPNAFVYFTQKQLKKRGIYKGKTDGILTKSTIRAINVVCLQSVSAERCKKGPLDYDAARVISVIVDPTRDAVDAPM
- a CDS encoding MOP flippase family protein translates to MSNPSDGQGQVIVRGISWSFLSRMTTQLFQVFIAVITARLLSPEEFGLVGMILIFSGFAQVLADMGISASLVHRQNLTNSDISTGFWLQIMVGGAISLLFWSLAPAIARFYALPELEPLTKIISLTFMFLALGQTQAALGQREYRFDQIGIASVIATIASGIGCVSMAYFGWGVYSLAWQPVISAATFTVAIWVISPWRPSFAFEKSALGFMFRYGGYLSGHTILNYWLRNGDNLVIGKALGAVDLGLYGRAYTLMYLPLNMIGLIVGQVMFPVLSRLQDDIDSFRETYTYALRAIAFILFPLMGAVFVLSEQIIVLMFGEAWVGAAPVLRILSLVGLMQSIVFPVGWIFTALGKTKEQFQLSIFLAVVFVVAMAIGVNYGILGVATAYAAWAAISAVANLKIAMGYIELSLRKTLLLLLPSLAESGIVILLSEMLRQYLLSKLPTLELTMIVLSFGLAAYVVLCLLTRNKILFDLLKYRRAAATKG